A window of Amycolatopsis australiensis contains these coding sequences:
- a CDS encoding DUF899 domain-containing protein has protein sequence MTATLPEIVSPEDWQAARDALLAKEKAHMKAADHLAAERRRLPMVRFDTGYRFEGADGPVSLLGLFDGRRQLIVYHFMLHPGDEAGCPGCSLIVDNLPHLAHLHARDVTLEVVAPATLAEIERYKARMGWDVPWVSAHGSTFTEDCGVGTGFGVSVFLRDGDDVYRTYFTSGRGGEMFLSSHRYLDITPLGRQEAWEEESRGDDAPGSWWRRHDEY, from the coding sequence ATGACCGCCACCCTGCCCGAGATCGTCTCGCCGGAAGACTGGCAGGCCGCGCGCGACGCGCTGCTGGCGAAAGAGAAGGCGCACATGAAGGCGGCCGATCACCTCGCCGCCGAACGCCGTCGCCTCCCGATGGTCCGCTTCGACACCGGGTACCGGTTCGAGGGCGCGGACGGCCCGGTGAGCCTGCTCGGCCTGTTCGACGGCCGCCGCCAGCTGATCGTCTACCACTTCATGCTGCATCCCGGGGACGAAGCCGGCTGCCCGGGCTGCTCGCTGATCGTCGACAACCTGCCGCATCTGGCGCACCTGCACGCCCGGGACGTCACGCTCGAGGTCGTCGCGCCCGCGACGCTGGCGGAGATCGAGCGGTACAAGGCGCGGATGGGCTGGGACGTGCCGTGGGTGTCCGCGCACGGCAGCACGTTCACCGAGGACTGCGGCGTCGGCACGGGCTTCGGCGTGAGCGTGTTCCTCCGGGACGGCGACGACGTCTACCGCACGTATTTCACCTCCGGCCGGGGCGGCGAGATGTTCCTGTCCTCCCACCGGTACCTCGACATCACGCCGCTCGGCCGGCAGGAGGCGTGGGAAGAGGAGAGCCGCGGCGACGACGCGCCCGGCTCGTGGTGGCGCCGTCACGACGAATACTGA
- a CDS encoding dihydrofolate reductase family protein: MREIVYMVHTSLDGCVEGPHGEFDWPLMGPELSEHSREMSERCGEFAYGRKVWEMMAAFWPTAESVSDDPHDIAFAPIWRSTPKVVFSRTLEKADWNTRIVDGPLPGVVAGLKAEPGKDVLLMGGAELAAELTAHGLIDEYLVFVHPVVLGGTKRPFADGTARLGLELAESRVFDGRVVLLRYRRA; the protein is encoded by the coding sequence ATGCGCGAGATCGTCTACATGGTCCACACCTCGCTCGACGGCTGCGTCGAGGGCCCGCACGGCGAGTTCGACTGGCCCCTGATGGGCCCGGAGCTGTCGGAACACTCGCGGGAGATGTCCGAGCGGTGCGGCGAGTTCGCCTACGGCCGCAAGGTCTGGGAGATGATGGCCGCGTTCTGGCCGACGGCCGAGTCGGTGTCGGACGACCCGCACGACATCGCGTTCGCGCCGATCTGGCGTTCGACGCCGAAGGTCGTGTTCTCCCGGACGCTGGAGAAGGCGGACTGGAACACGCGGATCGTCGACGGCCCGCTGCCCGGGGTGGTGGCCGGGCTGAAGGCTGAGCCGGGCAAGGACGTGCTGCTCATGGGCGGCGCGGAGCTGGCGGCCGAGCTGACCGCGCACGGTCTCATCGACGAGTACCTGGTGTTCGTCCACCCGGTCGTCCTGGGCGGCACCAAGCGCCCGTTCGCCGACGGCACCGCGCGGCTCGGGCTGGAGCTGGCCGAGTCGCGCGTGTTCGACGGGCGGGTCGTCCTGCTGCGCTATCGCCGGGCGTGA
- a CDS encoding GTP-binding protein, with product MTSAKIVVAGGFGAGKTTFVGSVSEIVPLTTEAMMTDASVGVDNLDHTPGKATTTVAMDFGRVSLDADLILYLFGTPGQQRFWFMWDDLVRGAIGAVVLADTRRLADSFAPIDFFEDRGLPYIVGINTFDGVLEHDINDVREALSIDPNIPIVRCDARERESTKQTLITLVEYAMRQWIALRAAKAR from the coding sequence ATGACATCCGCCAAGATCGTGGTGGCTGGCGGTTTCGGTGCGGGGAAGACGACCTTCGTCGGGTCGGTGTCGGAGATCGTGCCGCTGACCACCGAGGCGATGATGACCGACGCCAGCGTCGGCGTCGACAACCTCGACCACACGCCCGGCAAGGCGACGACCACGGTCGCGATGGACTTCGGCCGCGTGTCGCTGGACGCCGACCTGATCCTGTACCTGTTCGGCACGCCCGGCCAGCAGCGGTTCTGGTTCATGTGGGACGACCTGGTCCGCGGCGCGATCGGCGCGGTGGTGCTGGCCGACACGCGCCGGCTGGCCGACTCGTTCGCCCCGATCGACTTCTTCGAGGACCGCGGCCTGCCGTACATCGTCGGCATCAACACGTTCGACGGCGTGCTGGAGCACGACATCAACGACGTCCGCGAGGCCCTGTCGATCGACCCGAACATCCCGATCGTCCGCTGCGACGCCCGGGAGCGCGAGTCGACCAAGCAGACCCTGATCACCCTGGTCGAGTACGCGATGCGGCAGTGGATCGCACTGCGGGCGGCCAAGGCCCGGTGA
- a CDS encoding DUF742 domain-containing protein produces MSTGSGSFGEPPEAGSTASRAGDDGTFADVLNGFTLDSGRARRKRKKSKESPPPPAAGAHAAAEPPAPPPPAEQGDRVTSLVSPPGSTDADGPRPGGLFDPGPPSGEFVMPAVFEQPPALEDQTAIVRPYALTGGRTRANYALELETLISAKDYSATGGFPEVAAEQIECIAIMEECRTPRSVAEIVSALGVPLGVARVLISDAADAGLVTVHKTITGNEGAEAHLVLMERVLSGLRRL; encoded by the coding sequence ATGAGCACGGGGTCCGGATCTTTCGGGGAGCCACCGGAGGCGGGCAGCACCGCCTCCCGGGCAGGGGACGACGGCACCTTCGCCGACGTCCTCAACGGCTTCACGCTGGATTCCGGCCGTGCCCGCCGGAAGCGCAAGAAGAGCAAGGAGTCCCCGCCACCCCCGGCCGCCGGTGCGCACGCGGCCGCGGAACCGCCGGCGCCCCCGCCGCCGGCCGAGCAAGGAGATCGAGTGACCTCTCTAGTCTCTCCACCCGGCAGTACCGACGCGGACGGCCCCAGACCGGGCGGCCTGTTCGACCCGGGCCCGCCCAGCGGCGAGTTCGTCATGCCCGCGGTGTTCGAGCAGCCACCGGCGCTCGAGGACCAGACGGCGATCGTCCGGCCGTACGCGCTGACCGGCGGCCGCACCCGGGCCAATTACGCCCTGGAGCTGGAGACACTGATCTCGGCGAAGGACTACAGTGCCACCGGTGGCTTCCCCGAGGTGGCCGCTGAGCAGATCGAGTGCATCGCGATCATGGAAGAATGCCGGACCCCGCGTTCGGTGGCCGAGATCGTGTCGGCCCTGGGGGTCCCGCTGGGCGTCGCCCGGGTGCTGATCAGCGACGCGGCCGACGCGGGGCTGGTCACGGTGCACAAGACGATTACGGGCAATGAGGGCGCCGAGGCACATCTGGTGTTGATGGAAAGGGTTTTGAGTGGACTCCGTCGGCTTTAA
- a CDS encoding roadblock/LC7 domain-containing protein: MTSPSSAQPTQNQFGWLVNDFAERVPGVAHAVVVSADGLLLTASNRLPLDRADQLAAVASGLVSLTQGAARCFEAGAVNETVVEMELGIMVLMSISDGSCLAVLAAPNCDIGQVAYEMTMLVDRVGQILTPELRAQLQGSGGSLIGEPVG, from the coding sequence ATGACCTCGCCGAGTAGCGCTCAGCCGACACAGAATCAGTTCGGCTGGCTGGTCAACGACTTCGCGGAGCGGGTGCCCGGGGTGGCGCACGCCGTGGTCGTCTCGGCGGACGGCCTGCTGCTGACCGCGTCGAACCGGCTGCCGCTCGACCGGGCCGACCAGCTCGCCGCGGTCGCTTCGGGCCTGGTCAGCCTCACCCAGGGCGCCGCCCGGTGCTTCGAGGCCGGTGCGGTCAACGAGACCGTCGTCGAGATGGAGCTGGGCATCATGGTGCTGATGTCGATCAGCGACGGCTCCTGCCTGGCCGTGCTCGCCGCCCCCAACTGCGACATCGGCCAGGTCGCCTACGAGATGACGATGCTCGTCGACCGCGTCGGCCAGATCCTCACCCCGGAGCTGCGCGCCCAGCTCCAGGGCTCCGGGGGCTCGCTGATCGGCGAACCGGTGGGATGA
- a CDS encoding nitrate- and nitrite sensing domain-containing protein, with product MTVAGEGQVPVGELLGRAPRRSKGKDAWRALVRWRDWSLPVKLSAVTVVPIVLALVLGITTIAAQVGRSDEYRRLDRLVALTGQTRALTGALQQERTVTAAMLTAGTVGGTPELAAARKATDAAVGPFTAAQARAAEVEPGVAGAAGAATAQAGNLGFLRRQVDGGQLDPAQAIAAYSALTGSLISLDTAATAGAGDGTLGGTPAGLHELLVAGEQVSLSQAMVSYGIARGALTPSELATLRAAELRLADRLVDFRSAAGDTLQRDFAAIAEGTQAQSRARMVESVLNAQGNAVNAAFRSLSAADWNTASAAMRTQIGQVADRLGASASATSARLVDEASSGAGLLAVLLFAAMVLAVAVVFLITRQLLRSLKTLRRSALDVAETALPEAVRNIQEGRAQGTAVVPVPVRTEDEVGEVARAFDKVHHQALRLATEQAAMRTGFGSVFVNLSRRSQSLVQRQLHLIEQLERDEEDADQLATLFQLDHLATRMRRNNENLMVLSGAEPGRRSGKPVGTTDMLRAAVSEIEQYQRVQVQPPPPARIVGYAASDLMRLVAELLDNATAFSAPETTVTVASRLGEDGSLNIDILDKGIGMNEAEVAEANARLTEAGSVDLATSRRMGLFVVGRLASRHRIGVSLHGGKDIVGVRATVVVPPDLVMAVTDGPATGPIGALQQHPASPAAGHQLPRRQVNGSSRPRPVVPAQPAMGEERWPSASDLAGLSNGHGPTAARPPSDLEISGTALFTPLPKDDDAPPPPRPTLPPVPAAPPVDPPRSGQLPAGRDLFSANETTLSDWWREATAQPEPAPAPVPDRSETTPIFDEMLSAWFREDKPAAAEEEQATAAEKAAEPSAAERRSWDFASDENFRTVQAKSQAEPTAFTEAGLPRRRRGEQLMPGSATPPPAAPAPAPARAELPVRDPADVRGRLSSFQQGVTRGRQQARKAAASAAQPDALPQRKPAVSPQPAGAAPGSQAGTQHANGLPRRGAGSPQHNGLPEPGPQATTQENGPVQPGQVAAQGNGVVQPGQVAAQGNGVVQPGQVAAQGNGVVQPGQVAAQANGVVQPGQVAAQANGVVQPGQVAAQANGVVQPGQVAAQGNDLVQPGQVPGQQNGLAQQGQQAAAQVNGLVEPGQVAAQGNGLAQQGQGTGQENAPVQPGQVAAQDNGVVEPGEVAAQGNGMAQQGQATGQENAPVQPGQVAAQANGLAQPGQHAAAQQTGPGQAAARQNGPAQPAAAQPSAEPDAQAASGEPGPLPNRQTRPSVFHESGQLPAPDGAGRPDGPPSRLAASAGPETPAPRREAAAVEATAEWNFGTDEGWRAVQAVSQSAPATFTSAGLPRRRRGEQLLPGSAGSPTGATAPRPQRDAHDVRGRLRSFQQGIERGRHRTARAAENNHETLEGE from the coding sequence GTGACCGTTGCAGGAGAAGGTCAGGTGCCCGTCGGGGAGCTGCTCGGCCGAGCACCCCGGCGGTCGAAGGGCAAGGACGCGTGGCGCGCCCTCGTGCGGTGGCGCGACTGGAGCCTGCCCGTCAAGCTTTCGGCCGTCACCGTCGTGCCCATCGTCCTCGCGCTGGTCCTCGGGATCACGACGATCGCGGCCCAGGTCGGCCGCTCGGACGAGTACCGGCGGCTCGACCGGCTCGTCGCGCTCACCGGCCAGACGCGCGCGCTCACCGGCGCGCTGCAGCAGGAGCGCACCGTCACCGCGGCGATGCTCACCGCGGGCACCGTCGGCGGCACGCCCGAGCTGGCCGCGGCCCGCAAGGCCACGGACGCGGCGGTCGGCCCGTTCACCGCGGCGCAGGCCCGCGCGGCCGAGGTCGAGCCCGGCGTGGCCGGCGCCGCCGGCGCGGCGACCGCGCAGGCAGGCAACCTCGGCTTCCTCCGCCGCCAGGTCGACGGCGGCCAGCTCGACCCGGCCCAGGCCATCGCCGCGTACTCGGCGCTCACCGGCTCGCTGATCAGCCTCGACACCGCGGCCACCGCGGGCGCCGGCGACGGCACTCTCGGCGGCACGCCCGCCGGCCTGCACGAGCTGCTCGTCGCGGGCGAGCAGGTGTCGCTCAGCCAGGCGATGGTCTCCTACGGCATCGCCCGCGGCGCGCTGACGCCGAGCGAGCTCGCCACGCTGCGCGCCGCCGAGCTGCGGCTGGCCGACCGGCTCGTCGACTTCCGCTCCGCGGCGGGCGACACGCTGCAGCGCGACTTCGCGGCGATCGCCGAGGGCACGCAGGCGCAGAGCCGGGCCCGGATGGTCGAGTCCGTGCTGAACGCGCAGGGCAACGCGGTGAACGCCGCGTTCCGGTCCCTCTCCGCAGCCGACTGGAACACCGCTTCGGCGGCGATGCGGACACAGATCGGCCAGGTCGCCGACCGGCTCGGCGCGTCGGCGTCGGCCACCTCGGCGCGGCTGGTCGACGAGGCCAGCAGCGGCGCCGGCCTGCTCGCGGTGCTGCTGTTCGCCGCGATGGTGCTCGCCGTCGCGGTCGTCTTCCTCATCACCCGCCAGCTGCTGCGCTCGCTGAAGACCCTGCGGCGCAGCGCGCTCGACGTCGCCGAGACCGCATTGCCCGAAGCGGTCCGCAACATCCAGGAGGGCCGGGCGCAGGGCACGGCCGTCGTGCCGGTGCCGGTGCGGACCGAGGACGAGGTCGGCGAGGTGGCGCGGGCCTTCGACAAGGTGCACCACCAGGCGCTGCGGCTGGCGACCGAGCAGGCCGCGATGCGCACCGGCTTCGGCAGCGTCTTCGTCAACCTGTCCCGGCGCAGCCAGAGCCTCGTGCAGCGGCAGCTGCACCTGATCGAGCAGCTGGAGCGGGACGAGGAGGACGCCGACCAGCTGGCGACGCTGTTCCAGCTCGACCACCTCGCCACCCGGATGCGGCGCAACAACGAGAACCTGATGGTGCTCTCCGGCGCCGAGCCGGGCCGCCGGTCCGGCAAGCCGGTCGGCACCACCGACATGCTGCGCGCCGCGGTGTCGGAGATCGAGCAGTACCAGCGCGTCCAGGTGCAGCCGCCGCCCCCGGCCCGGATCGTCGGCTACGCGGCGAGCGACCTGATGCGCCTGGTCGCCGAGCTGCTGGACAACGCCACGGCGTTCTCCGCGCCGGAAACCACCGTCACGGTGGCGTCGCGGCTGGGCGAGGACGGCTCGCTCAACATCGACATCCTCGACAAGGGCATCGGCATGAACGAGGCCGAGGTCGCCGAGGCCAACGCCCGGCTGACCGAGGCGGGCTCGGTCGACCTGGCCACCTCCCGCCGGATGGGCCTGTTCGTCGTCGGCAGGCTGGCCAGCAGGCACCGGATCGGGGTGTCGCTGCACGGCGGCAAGGACATCGTCGGCGTCCGGGCCACGGTCGTCGTCCCGCCGGACCTGGTGATGGCGGTGACCGACGGCCCGGCGACCGGCCCGATCGGCGCGCTCCAGCAGCACCCGGCGAGCCCCGCGGCGGGCCACCAGCTGCCGCGGCGCCAGGTCAACGGCAGCTCCCGGCCCCGGCCGGTGGTCCCGGCGCAACCGGCGATGGGGGAGGAGCGCTGGCCGTCGGCGAGCGACCTCGCCGGGCTGTCCAACGGCCACGGGCCCACGGCCGCGCGCCCGCCGTCCGACCTGGAGATCTCGGGGACGGCGCTGTTCACGCCGCTGCCGAAGGACGACGACGCCCCGCCGCCGCCGCGTCCGACGTTGCCGCCGGTGCCCGCGGCGCCGCCGGTCGACCCGCCGCGTTCGGGGCAGCTGCCGGCGGGCCGGGACCTGTTCTCGGCCAACGAAACGACGCTCAGCGACTGGTGGCGCGAGGCGACCGCGCAGCCGGAGCCGGCGCCCGCCCCGGTCCCGGACCGTTCGGAGACGACGCCGATCTTCGACGAGATGCTGTCGGCGTGGTTCCGCGAGGACAAGCCGGCGGCCGCGGAGGAGGAGCAGGCCACCGCGGCGGAGAAGGCGGCCGAGCCGTCGGCGGCGGAGCGGCGCAGCTGGGACTTCGCGAGCGACGAGAACTTCCGCACGGTCCAGGCGAAGTCGCAGGCCGAGCCGACGGCGTTCACCGAGGCGGGCCTCCCGCGCCGCCGCCGCGGCGAGCAGCTGATGCCGGGCAGCGCGACCCCGCCACCGGCGGCACCGGCACCGGCCCCGGCACGGGCGGAGCTCCCGGTCCGCGACCCGGCGGACGTGCGCGGCCGGCTGAGCAGCTTCCAGCAGGGCGTGACCCGGGGCCGCCAGCAGGCCCGCAAGGCGGCGGCGAGCGCCGCGCAGCCGGACGCCTTGCCGCAGCGGAAGCCGGCGGTTTCGCCGCAGCCCGCGGGTGCGGCGCCCGGATCCCAGGCGGGCACGCAGCACGCGAACGGCCTCCCCCGGCGAGGAGCCGGATCGCCGCAGCACAACGGCCTGCCCGAGCCCGGCCCGCAGGCCACGACGCAGGAGAACGGGCCGGTCCAGCCGGGTCAGGTCGCGGCGCAGGGGAATGGCGTGGTCCAGCCGGGTCAGGTCGCGGCGCAGGGGAATGGCGTGGTCCAGCCGGGTCAGGTCGCGGCGCAGGGGAATGGCGTGGTCCAGCCGGGTCAGGTCGCGGCGCAGGCGAATGGCGTGGTCCAGCCGGGCCAGGTCGCGGCGCAGGCGAATGGCGTGGTCCAGCCGGGCCAGGTCGCGGCGCAGGCGAATGGCGTGGTCCAGCCGGGTCAGGTGGCGGCGCAGGGGAATGACCTGGTCCAGCCGGGCCAGGTCCCAGGGCAGCAGAACGGCCTGGCCCAGCAAGGACAGCAGGCCGCGGCGCAGGTCAACGGCCTGGTCGAGCCGGGTCAGGTGGCGGCGCAGGGGAACGGCCTGGCCCAGCAAGGTCAGGGCACGGGGCAGGAGAACGCGCCGGTCCAGCCGGGTCAGGTGGCGGCGCAGGACAATGGCGTGGTCGAGCCGGGTGAGGTGGCGGCGCAGGGGAACGGCATGGCCCAGCAAGGTCAGGCCACGGGGCAGGAGAACGCGCCGGTCCAGCCCGGTCAGGTCGCGGCGCAGGCGAACGGCCTGGCTCAGCCCGGCCAGCACGCCGCGGCGCAGCAGACCGGGCCGGGACAGGCCGCGGCCCGGCAGAACGGCCCAGCCCAGCCGGCTGCCGCCCAGCCCTCGGCGGAGCCCGATGCGCAGGCCGCTTCCGGCGAGCCCGGCCCGCTGCCGAACCGGCAGACCCGGCCGTCGGTCTTCCACGAGTCCGGGCAGCTGCCCGCGCCGGACGGTGCCGGCCGTCCCGATGGTCCGCCCTCGCGCCTTGCCGCGTCGGCGGGGCCCGAAACCCCAGCTCCGCGGCGTGAGGCGGCCGCCGTGGAGGCCACCGCCGAGTGGAACTTCGGGACCGACGAAGGCTGGCGCGCGGTGCAAGCGGTGTCCCAGTCGGCACCCGCCACGTTCACTTCGGCAGGATTGCCCCGGCGCCGTCGCGGGGAGCAGCTGCTCCCGGGCAGCGCCGGATCGCCCACCGGGGCCACGGCCCCCCGACCACAACGCGACGCACACGACGTGCGCGGCCGCCTGCGGAGCTTCCAGCAGGGCATCGAGCGCGGACGCCACCGCACCGCGCGGGCGGCCGAGAACAACCACGAGACACTGGAGGGTGAATGA
- a CDS encoding DUF485 domain-containing protein yields MYDVARPAAGSPQEQTGQMPALFAGDRPPGAQHRRPAPPSGPDYPGIQASPEFTALRRRFRAFVFPMSLAFFAWYMTYVLLAAYAHDFMSHKVFGEVNVGILLGVGQFASTALVTWLYLRYARRQVDPRVAELRARAGLPEGNRR; encoded by the coding sequence ATGTACGACGTCGCGCGTCCCGCGGCGGGCTCCCCCCAGGAACAGACCGGCCAGATGCCGGCCCTGTTCGCCGGGGACCGCCCGCCGGGCGCCCAGCACCGCAGGCCCGCTCCCCCCTCGGGCCCCGATTACCCCGGGATCCAGGCCAGCCCCGAGTTCACCGCGCTGCGGCGCCGGTTCCGGGCGTTCGTCTTCCCGATGAGCCTCGCGTTCTTCGCCTGGTACATGACGTACGTGCTGCTGGCCGCCTACGCGCACGACTTCATGAGCCACAAGGTGTTCGGCGAGGTGAACGTCGGGATCCTGCTCGGCGTCGGCCAGTTCGCCAGCACCGCGCTCGTCACCTGGCTCTACCTGCGGTACGCGCGCCGCCAGGTCGACCCCCGGGTCGCCGAGCTGCGGGCCCGTGCGGGCCTGCCGGAAGGGAACCGCCGATGA
- a CDS encoding solute symporter family protein, whose protein sequence is MTALAAEGTPASNPLVNTAVFALFVAITLYVVYRASSRNSSTADYYAAGSAFTGRQNGIALSGDFLSAASFLGIAGAIAIHGYDGFLYSIGFLVAWLVDLLLIAELLRNTGRFTMGDVLSFRMKQRPVRAAAATSTLVISFFYMLAQMAGAGGLVALLLNVHSKLGQALVIGIVGLVMVLYVLVGGMKGTTWVQIIKATILLLCGALLTVFLFGKFGFSFSNLLASAAQNSPLGDKLLEPGGSYGKNDTTKLDFVSLALALVLGAAALPHVLMRFYTVPNSREARRSVVWATSCMFVFYLCTLVIGFGAAALVGADEIKSAPGGENSAAPLLALHVGGTLLLGIIAAVAFATILAVVAGLTITASASFAHDVYANIFKHGKAEPADEVRVARLTAIAVGALAIIGGVLANGQNIAFLVALAFAVAASANLSTLLYSLFWKRFNTTGTLWGIYGGLIACLVLVLFSPVVSGAPDAIFKGADFAWFPLKNPGLVSIPFSFLCGFVGTLVGGPKADADKHAEMEVRSLTGIGS, encoded by the coding sequence ATGACCGCGCTCGCCGCCGAGGGCACCCCGGCCAGCAACCCGCTCGTGAACACCGCCGTGTTCGCCCTGTTCGTGGCGATCACGCTGTACGTCGTCTACCGGGCCAGCAGCCGCAACTCCTCGACGGCCGACTACTACGCCGCGGGCAGCGCGTTCACCGGCCGCCAGAACGGCATCGCGCTCTCCGGCGACTTCCTGTCGGCGGCCTCGTTCCTCGGCATCGCGGGCGCCATCGCGATCCACGGCTACGACGGCTTCCTCTACTCGATCGGGTTCCTCGTCGCCTGGCTGGTCGACCTGCTGCTCATCGCCGAGCTGCTGCGCAACACCGGCCGGTTCACGATGGGCGACGTCCTCAGCTTCCGGATGAAGCAGCGCCCGGTCCGCGCGGCGGCGGCGACGTCGACGCTGGTGATCTCCTTCTTCTACATGCTCGCGCAGATGGCGGGCGCCGGCGGCCTGGTGGCGCTGCTGCTGAACGTGCACTCGAAGCTCGGCCAGGCGCTGGTGATCGGGATCGTCGGGCTCGTCATGGTGCTCTACGTGCTGGTCGGCGGGATGAAGGGCACCACGTGGGTGCAGATCATCAAGGCGACCATCCTGCTGCTGTGCGGCGCGCTGCTCACGGTGTTCCTGTTCGGCAAATTCGGCTTCTCGTTCTCGAACCTGCTCGCCTCGGCGGCGCAGAACAGTCCGCTCGGCGACAAGCTCCTCGAGCCGGGCGGCTCGTACGGCAAGAACGACACCACCAAGCTCGACTTCGTGTCGCTGGCGCTGGCACTGGTGCTCGGCGCGGCGGCGCTGCCGCACGTGCTGATGCGCTTCTACACCGTGCCGAACTCCCGGGAGGCCCGCCGCTCGGTCGTGTGGGCCACGTCGTGCATGTTCGTGTTCTACCTGTGCACGCTGGTGATCGGCTTCGGCGCGGCGGCGCTGGTCGGCGCGGACGAGATCAAGAGCGCGCCCGGCGGCGAGAACTCGGCGGCGCCGCTGCTGGCCCTGCACGTCGGCGGGACGCTGCTGCTGGGCATCATCGCCGCGGTCGCGTTCGCGACGATCCTCGCGGTGGTGGCCGGGCTGACGATCACCGCGTCGGCCTCCTTCGCCCACGACGTCTACGCGAACATCTTCAAGCACGGCAAGGCGGAGCCGGCGGACGAGGTCCGGGTGGCGCGGCTGACCGCGATCGCGGTCGGGGCGCTGGCGATCATCGGCGGCGTGCTGGCGAACGGGCAGAACATCGCGTTCCTGGTCGCGCTCGCGTTCGCGGTGGCCGCCTCGGCGAACCTGTCGACGCTGCTGTATTCGCTGTTCTGGAAGCGGTTCAACACGACGGGCACGCTGTGGGGCATCTACGGCGGCCTGATCGCGTGCCTGGTACTGGTGCTCTTCTCGCCGGTCGTCTCGGGTGCCCCGGACGCGATCTTCAAGGGCGCCGACTTCGCCTGGTTCCCGCTGAAGAACCCGGGCCTGGTCTCGATCCCGTTCTCGTTCCTCTGCGGGTTCGTCGGCACGTTGGTCGGCGGCCCGAAGGCGGACGCGGACAAGCACGCCGAGATGGAGGTCCGCTCCCTCACCGGGATCGGCAGCTGA
- a CDS encoding TetR/AcrR family transcriptional regulator has product MPGGDSGRPMRADARRNYERIVATAKDLFTAHGADVPLDDIAKKAGVGAGTLYRHFPTREKLFEAVYRDEIAVLADRAFVLHDELPPWEALQAWLTEQVTWVVERHKLATILKESIDSGSETFQYCQKRLREATGVLVETAQDAGLIRPDVVGADVLRLGHGAGMAVRNCSPEDGKRVLTVILDGLRA; this is encoded by the coding sequence ATGCCGGGCGGGGACAGCGGGCGGCCGATGCGGGCGGACGCGCGGCGCAACTACGAGCGCATCGTCGCGACGGCGAAGGACCTCTTCACCGCGCACGGCGCCGACGTGCCGCTGGACGACATCGCGAAGAAAGCGGGGGTCGGGGCCGGCACGCTTTACCGGCACTTCCCGACCCGCGAGAAGCTGTTCGAGGCGGTCTACCGCGACGAGATCGCCGTGCTCGCCGACCGCGCGTTCGTGCTGCACGACGAGCTGCCGCCGTGGGAGGCGCTCCAGGCGTGGCTGACCGAGCAGGTCACCTGGGTCGTGGAGCGGCACAAGCTGGCCACGATCCTCAAGGAGTCGATCGACTCCGGCTCGGAGACCTTCCAGTACTGCCAGAAACGCCTGCGCGAAGCGACCGGCGTGCTCGTCGAAACGGCGCAGGACGCCGGCCTGATCCGGCCGGACGTCGTGGGCGCCGACGTGCTCCGGCTCGGCCATGGCGCGGGGATGGCGGTGCGCAACTGCAGCCCGGAGGACGGCAAGCGCGTGCTGACCGTGATCCTGGACGGCCTGCGCGCGTGA